Proteins encoded together in one Coleofasciculus sp. FACHB-T130 window:
- a CDS encoding SagB/ThcOx family dehydrogenase has product MPELRVSIAQHYHERTKYDPQTLASKSQGLDWERQPVPFKDYKIGSTYDLKPYLTEIPEALVDEGEKTQAWRRLSRLLFCSYGLTAKVMTMGNPMYLRAAPSAGGLYPAEIYLISRGTPLLPPGLYNYQPQSHSLIHFWESDAWKALQTACFWHPVLDSTQLCLVTTAVFYRSAWRYQDRAYRRIFLDTGHLLGNIELASALNDYRPHLIGGFADRAVNELLYLDPKEEGAICAIALADLLDVKQNLPLSPTALPSVTQTDYPNIPDGELLGYCHQATQIEETQQITGKTPISQDVLPPPTPDDKYNFPFCLKVSTVTTPIDWAANLHDLETTILKRRSTRAYTGEDLTLEELKALLDFTYQPQHYIDQGLDSSPDYFDLNLIETFIAVSGVEGLEEGCYYYAPKAQELRQIRFKNFRQELHYLCLGQDLGRDAGAVLFHTADLKTAVAQYGDRVYRYLHMDAGHLGQRLNLAAIYLGLGVSGIGGFFDNQVNEVLGIPADEAVVYITTLGRPR; this is encoded by the coding sequence ATGCCAGAATTGCGAGTATCAATTGCTCAGCACTATCACGAGCGGACTAAATACGATCCCCAGACGCTCGCCTCTAAGAGCCAGGGGCTGGACTGGGAGCGTCAACCAGTGCCTTTTAAAGACTACAAAATTGGCTCAACCTATGACCTGAAGCCCTATTTAACAGAAATACCAGAGGCGTTAGTAGATGAGGGCGAAAAAACCCAAGCATGGCGTCGCCTGTCGCGGCTGCTGTTTTGCAGCTATGGCTTGACGGCTAAAGTAATGACAATGGGAAATCCGATGTATCTGCGGGCAGCCCCCTCCGCCGGGGGGTTGTACCCAGCGGAGATTTATTTAATTTCCCGTGGGACGCCGCTTTTACCACCCGGACTCTATAACTATCAGCCTCAGAGCCATTCTTTAATTCATTTTTGGGAAAGTGATGCCTGGAAAGCGCTGCAAACAGCTTGTTTTTGGCATCCGGTGTTAGATAGTACCCAATTGTGCCTCGTCACCACAGCCGTCTTCTACCGTTCTGCTTGGCGCTATCAAGACCGAGCTTATCGGCGGATTTTTTTGGATACGGGGCATCTGCTGGGCAATATTGAGCTGGCGAGTGCCCTGAATGACTACCGCCCTCACTTAATTGGGGGGTTTGCGGATCGGGCAGTGAATGAGTTACTTTACCTCGATCCAAAGGAGGAAGGAGCAATTTGCGCGATCGCTCTGGCAGACTTGCTGGATGTGAAACAAAACTTGCCCCTCAGTCCGACTGCATTGCCCTCTGTCACCCAAACGGACTATCCTAATATCCCCGATGGTGAATTGCTCGGCTACTGCCACCAAGCAACGCAGATTGAGGAAACCCAGCAGATAACGGGCAAAACGCCCATCTCACAAGATGTCCTGCCACCGCCAACTCCCGATGATAAATACAACTTTCCCTTCTGTCTCAAGGTTTCAACCGTCACGACGCCAATTGATTGGGCAGCAAATTTGCACGACTTGGAAACAACCATTCTCAAGCGGCGCTCGACTCGTGCCTACACGGGTGAAGATCTAACTCTAGAGGAACTGAAAGCTTTATTAGATTTCACCTACCAACCCCAGCACTACATCGACCAAGGTTTAGATAGCTCTCCAGACTATTTTGATTTAAATTTAATCGAAACCTTTATCGCCGTGTCTGGGGTAGAAGGACTGGAGGAAGGCTGCTACTATTACGCACCGAAAGCTCAGGAATTGCGGCAAATCCGCTTTAAAAATTTCCGCCAGGAATTGCACTATCTGTGCCTGGGGCAAGATTTGGGTAGAGATGCGGGAGCGGTGCTATTCCACACAGCAGATTTGAAAACAGCTGTGGCGCAGTATGGCGATCGCGTTTATCGTTATTTACACATGGATGCCGGTCATTTAGGGCAACGGCTGAATTTAGCCGCCATTTACCTTGGTCTAGGCGTCAGCGGCATCGGCGGCTTCTTTGATAACCAGGTGAATGAAGTCTTGGGTATCCCTGCTGATGAAGCGGTTGTGTACATCACCACCTTAGGGCGTCCGAGATAA
- a CDS encoding DUF4349 domain-containing protein codes for MNGSLHPKLKPSLFLSALLGGIVLTSCASSFEQKTQLAQLAPTAPNSEPMANSAAEAGAVRSQDIASPAGAKAQVPRHRPQLIKNAELSVSVNSIEKSIEIASKIVKQQQGDWLGFQDQKPKDENARHTASMQIRVPQEQLETSLDFLAKLGTVQRRTLTAEDVTDQLVDNEARLRNLRKQESTLLKIMERSGSVGDVLKVANELSNVRQNIEQLDAQLKSLRSRVAYSTITLTLEEAIAGIPPARPLGSDVRETWNQATHSLGELTTSLIRLAIWLAVFSPFLLVLVAVPVGYHRLKQQRSQSAPQPSEPPHAG; via the coding sequence ATGAACGGCTCACTTCATCCAAAGCTAAAACCTTCTTTATTCTTAAGCGCCTTGCTGGGAGGCATCGTTTTAACCAGTTGTGCCTCTTCTTTTGAACAAAAGACACAACTGGCGCAACTCGCGCCTACCGCCCCAAATTCAGAGCCAATGGCAAATTCAGCAGCCGAAGCCGGAGCCGTTCGCTCCCAAGACATAGCAAGCCCTGCTGGGGCGAAGGCTCAGGTGCCGAGACATCGCCCCCAATTGATCAAAAACGCCGAACTATCCGTGAGTGTCAACTCCATCGAAAAAAGTATTGAAATCGCCTCAAAAATTGTTAAACAACAGCAGGGCGACTGGCTAGGATTCCAAGATCAAAAACCCAAAGACGAAAACGCCCGTCACACTGCATCCATGCAAATTCGGGTTCCTCAAGAGCAGCTCGAAACCAGTCTCGATTTCTTAGCAAAACTGGGAACCGTACAGCGCCGCACCCTCACCGCTGAAGATGTTACCGATCAACTCGTGGATAACGAAGCCCGACTGCGGAACCTGCGGAAACAGGAAAGCACCTTACTCAAAATTATGGAACGCTCCGGCTCTGTGGGGGATGTCCTGAAAGTTGCCAACGAACTCAGCAACGTACGGCAAAATATCGAACAACTGGATGCACAACTAAAAAGCTTACGCAGCCGAGTCGCCTACTCTACCATTACCCTAACTTTGGAAGAAGCGATCGCAGGTATCCCCCCAGCGCGACCTTTGGGTTCAGATGTTCGGGAAACCTGGAACCAAGCAACCCACTCCTTAGGCGAACTCACCACCAGCTTGATCCGGTTAGCGATTTGGTTAGCAGTTTTCAGCCCGTTTTTACTTGTATTAGTGGCGGTTCCCGTTGGCTATCACCGCTTGAAGCAGCAGCGATCGCAATCAGCCCCTCAACCGTCCGAACCCCCGCACGCCGGTTAA
- a CDS encoding DUF3891 family protein, which translates to MIANLVENGWEVIYHRAHALLAAQIAGHWHQKDRPERLIETVAAISHHDDLEREWEGNHLTEAGAPLDFTLDKKTDLKKLATLTQNSRYRGRWVALLISMHTSFLNEGKRGESPELDKFLDEQKEHQKLWIKGLKITQKEADKAYAFMQWCDRFSLILCNHELPAGERALEISKGPDGKRYDVVQRSDGNLTVQPWPFAEEKFTVNVEACYLKQVKFDSNAELTQALQEAPIDILEWTLVKS; encoded by the coding sequence GTGATTGCTAACTTAGTTGAAAATGGTTGGGAAGTAATTTATCATCGCGCCCATGCCTTGCTAGCTGCTCAAATAGCGGGTCACTGGCACCAAAAAGATCGCCCAGAACGCTTGATCGAGACGGTGGCGGCAATTTCCCATCACGACGACTTAGAACGCGAGTGGGAAGGAAATCACCTCACTGAAGCGGGGGCACCCTTGGACTTTACCCTCGACAAGAAAACGGATCTCAAAAAGCTGGCTACACTGACGCAGAATTCCCGCTACCGAGGACGCTGGGTAGCTTTGTTGATTTCGATGCATACCAGCTTTCTCAATGAAGGGAAACGGGGAGAGTCGCCAGAATTGGACAAATTTCTGGATGAGCAAAAAGAGCATCAAAAGCTATGGATTAAGGGGTTGAAGATTACCCAAAAGGAAGCCGATAAAGCTTATGCATTTATGCAATGGTGCGATCGCTTCTCACTCATCCTCTGCAATCACGAGTTGCCTGCTGGTGAGCGGGCTTTGGAAATCAGCAAGGGGCCAGACGGAAAGCGCTATGATGTGGTGCAGCGTAGCGATGGGAATCTCACCGTGCAACCTTGGCCTTTTGCAGAGGAAAAGTTTACGGTGAATGTGGAAGCGTGCTACCTCAAACAAGTGAAATTTGACTCAAATGCGGAACTCACGCAAGCACTTCAAGAAGCACCAATTGACATTTTAGAGTGGACATTAGTGAAGTCCTGA
- the ilvC gene encoding ketol-acid reductoisomerase, whose translation MARMYYDNDANLDLLSGKTIAIIGYGSQGHAHALNLKDSGMNVIVGLYPGSKSAQKAKEAGLAVHTVADAAAAADFIMILLPDEAQRTVYTNEIAPHLTEGKVLAFAHGFNIHFGQVVPPENVDVVMVAPKGPGHLVRRTYEQGEGVPCLFAVYQDATGQARDRAMAYAKGVGGTRAGILETTFREETETDLFGEQVVLCGGLSALIKAGFETLVAAGYQPELAYFECLHEVKLIVDLVVEGGLAKMRDSISNTAEYGDLTRGPRIVTDQTRTEMRKILQEIQSGQFAREFVLENQSGKAGFTAMRRQEAEHPIEEVGKDLRAMFSWLKKV comes from the coding sequence ATGGCCCGGATGTATTATGACAACGATGCTAACTTAGATTTATTAAGCGGAAAAACCATTGCTATCATCGGCTATGGCTCTCAAGGTCACGCCCACGCCCTCAATCTCAAAGATAGTGGCATGAATGTCATTGTCGGGCTGTATCCGGGTAGTAAGTCGGCTCAAAAAGCGAAAGAAGCTGGTTTAGCTGTCCACACGGTCGCTGATGCTGCCGCAGCGGCTGATTTCATTATGATTCTGCTGCCTGATGAGGCACAAAGAACAGTTTATACCAATGAAATTGCGCCGCATCTAACCGAAGGAAAGGTATTAGCCTTTGCCCACGGCTTCAATATTCACTTTGGTCAGGTTGTCCCGCCTGAGAATGTAGATGTGGTGATGGTAGCACCGAAGGGGCCAGGACATTTGGTGCGACGCACTTACGAACAGGGTGAAGGTGTGCCTTGTTTATTTGCGGTGTATCAAGATGCCACTGGACAAGCACGCGATCGCGCGATGGCTTACGCGAAAGGTGTCGGCGGTACTCGTGCCGGAATCTTAGAAACGACTTTCCGGGAAGAAACTGAAACCGATCTATTTGGCGAACAAGTTGTGCTTTGCGGCGGCTTAAGTGCGCTGATTAAAGCGGGTTTTGAAACGCTTGTTGCTGCTGGCTATCAGCCGGAATTGGCTTATTTTGAATGTCTCCATGAAGTCAAACTGATTGTTGACTTGGTTGTGGAAGGCGGTTTAGCCAAAATGCGCGACAGTATCTCCAATACTGCTGAGTATGGCGATTTGACCCGTGGTCCTCGGATTGTCACCGACCAAACCCGCACTGAGATGCGGAAAATTCTCCAAGAAATTCAATCGGGTCAATTTGCTCGTGAATTTGTGCTAGAAAATCAATCTGGAAAAGCCGGATTTACAGCGATGCGGCGTCAGGAAGCCGAACATCCTATTGAGGAAGTTGGCAAAGATTTACGGGCAATGTTTAGCTGGTTGAAGAAAGTATAA